A single Pseudobdellovibrionaceae bacterium DNA region contains:
- a CDS encoding FliA/WhiG family RNA polymerase sigma factor has product MSSDQNKQIVEEFLPLVNFVAKKIHFRLPSHIDLQDLIATGVVGLIDAVSKYDITKDNKFKTYAEFRIRGAILDELRVQDWVPRSIRDKAKLLNKAINTLEKKLNRAPQDDEVAKEMGISKEEFYQLLNIVKPVRVLSFDNMVSFNTADYKSIVKLVEEAGLGGPDQNYNFKKIQAKIAEAISELSDRQKQILSMYYYKSLNLKEIGSILELTESRISQLHAQALLKLKAKLYRYFEKPSIAA; this is encoded by the coding sequence ATGTCTAGCGATCAAAACAAACAAATTGTAGAAGAATTTTTACCATTAGTAAATTTTGTGGCAAAAAAAATTCACTTTCGATTACCTTCTCATATTGATTTACAAGATTTAATTGCCACGGGAGTGGTGGGGTTAATTGATGCTGTTAGCAAGTATGATATTACTAAAGATAATAAATTTAAAACTTATGCAGAATTTCGTATTAGGGGAGCCATTTTAGACGAACTAAGAGTTCAAGACTGGGTACCACGATCTATTAGAGATAAAGCCAAATTATTAAATAAAGCAATAAACACATTAGAAAAAAAATTAAACAGAGCTCCTCAAGATGATGAGGTTGCTAAAGAAATGGGCATTAGTAAAGAGGAGTTTTATCAATTATTAAATATAGTAAAGCCAGTAAGGGTGTTATCTTTTGACAACATGGTTTCTTTTAATACTGCCGACTATAAATCCATTGTAAAATTAGTAGAAGAGGCTGGTTTGGGCGGGCCTGATCAAAATTATAACTTTAAAAAAATACAAGCAAAAATAGCCGAGGCTATTAGCGAGTTATCTGACAGACAAAAGCAAATTTTATCTATGTACTATTACAAATCTTTAAATTTAAAAGAAATAGGCAGTATTTTAGAGCTTACAGAAAGTAGAATTTCGCAACTACATGCGCAGGCTTTGTTAAAGTTAAAAGCCAAACTGTATAGATACTTTGAAAAACCCTCTATTGCGGCTTAG